A section of the Rubritalea squalenifaciens DSM 18772 genome encodes:
- a CDS encoding polyphosphate kinase 2 family protein, translated as MKIYRDLFKKLAHQYRVSDPDSFNLKDVDPKDTGGLEGGDKDEAKKVLEDAKHELRDLQNVLYADDKWSILLIFQAMDAAGKDSTIEHVMTGINPQGCQVSSFGVPGPEEMEHDFMWRCINKLPQRGRIGIFNRSYYEETLVVRVHPQILEGQKLPDQFKREEIWQERFEDIRNFEKYLARNGTLILKFFLHVSKEEQKKRLLRRLDRPEKNWKFNVNDVHERQLWYNYQMCYEEMIKETSTEYAPWFVIPADHKWFTRSVVASAVEQAIESLNLQYPRLEHHDHEKIKRGRDLLENEDD; from the coding sequence ATGAAGATTTATAGAGATTTGTTTAAAAAGCTGGCCCATCAGTACCGTGTTAGTGATCCTGATAGCTTTAATTTGAAGGATGTTGATCCCAAGGATACTGGAGGTCTGGAGGGGGGTGACAAGGATGAGGCTAAGAAGGTGCTGGAGGATGCGAAGCATGAGCTCCGGGATTTGCAAAACGTGCTCTATGCCGATGACAAGTGGTCCATCCTGTTGATTTTCCAGGCCATGGATGCTGCGGGCAAGGATAGCACGATCGAGCACGTGATGACCGGGATCAATCCCCAGGGATGCCAAGTTTCCTCCTTCGGGGTGCCCGGCCCGGAGGAAATGGAGCATGATTTCATGTGGCGCTGTATCAATAAGCTGCCTCAGCGGGGAAGAATCGGTATTTTCAACCGATCCTATTACGAGGAAACGCTCGTGGTGAGAGTGCATCCTCAGATCCTAGAGGGCCAGAAATTGCCTGATCAGTTCAAGCGTGAGGAGATCTGGCAGGAGAGGTTTGAGGATATCCGAAATTTTGAGAAGTATCTGGCGCGCAATGGCACTCTCATTCTCAAGTTCTTCCTTCATGTCTCCAAGGAGGAGCAGAAGAAGCGCTTGCTGAGACGCTTGGACCGCCCCGAAAAGAACTGGAAGTTTAATGTCAATGATGTCCATGAAAGGCAACTCTGGTACAACTATCAGATGTGCTACGAGGAGATGATTAAGGAGACTTCCACTGAATATGCCCCTTGGTTTGTGATTCCAGCAGATCACAAGTGGTTCACCAGGAGTGTGGTGGCGAGTGCTGTGGAGCAGGCTATCGAGTCCCTCAATCTACAGTATCCTAGGCTGGAGCACCACGATCACGAAAAGATCAAGCGTGGTCGTGATTTGCTCGAAAACGAAGACGATTGA
- a CDS encoding PepSY domain-containing protein, with protein MGHSAKHKKNKTRHKGEAHSGKKRKQRLSRRGHRWLGLLLALPLTWVLLTGVVLNHADDWGLETRKVSSSWVLNAYGMSPEGQPKGLEVDGVWVAEWDGVFLVDGTSHSLNGALRGAVRDGDGLAVVTDQAVLRVDADGEVIETLGELSLPMPPILAVTQTAEGVYLKNTEGWHLMDSAWLNFGLVEGKELSPQAVEVVQDAATLDTLRSSWAGGGVPASRLVLDLHAGHFLGAFGAYFYDFVALCTLVLIVTGVILFYRKPRRNRG; from the coding sequence ATGGGTCACTCAGCAAAACATAAGAAGAACAAGACCCGCCACAAAGGGGAGGCTCATTCGGGCAAGAAGCGTAAACAGCGCCTGTCCAGAAGAGGTCACCGATGGCTTGGATTGTTGCTGGCCTTGCCTCTGACTTGGGTACTTCTCACTGGTGTGGTATTGAATCATGCTGATGACTGGGGACTGGAGACTAGGAAAGTATCCTCTTCTTGGGTGCTGAATGCTTATGGTATGAGCCCTGAGGGGCAGCCAAAGGGGCTGGAAGTTGATGGAGTTTGGGTGGCAGAATGGGATGGTGTCTTTTTAGTCGATGGGACCAGTCATTCTTTGAATGGTGCTTTACGAGGTGCAGTTAGAGATGGAGATGGGCTGGCTGTGGTGACAGATCAAGCAGTGTTGCGAGTGGATGCCGATGGAGAAGTGATCGAGACACTTGGGGAGTTGAGTCTCCCGATGCCGCCTATTCTGGCTGTGACTCAGACAGCCGAGGGCGTTTATTTGAAGAATACCGAGGGCTGGCACCTCATGGATTCCGCATGGCTCAACTTCGGGCTGGTAGAAGGTAAGGAGCTTTCCCCGCAAGCAGTGGAGGTAGTGCAGGATGCCGCTACGCTAGATACTCTCAGAAGTTCTTGGGCTGGTGGCGGTGTGCCGGCTTCCAGACTGGTGCTGGATCTACATGCGGGACATTTTCTGGGTGCGTTTGGAGCTTATTTTTATGATTTTGTGGCTCTGTGTACCTTGGTTCTGATTGTGACCGGGGTGATTCTTTTCTACCGCAAGCCAAGACGGAACCGAGGGTGA
- the ligA gene encoding NAD-dependent DNA ligase LigA, which translates to MDDLFTHAATKSENDPAARMAQLAKELDHHNKLYYQEATPEISDAEYDKLYRELEDLEKAHPELADPNSPTKRVGGAPLDAFESVEHLIPMLSIDDVFELSDEQLEKEPEGTPRETELIAFYKRLQKNLGQEHIPVTVEPKLDGVAVSLVYRNGKLDYAATRGDGKRGDLITENVRTIRSIPLTLTGDAPELLEVRGEIFMPNSAFAKMNEERDEAGLQTFANPRNATAGTLKQLDSREVAKRPLAFLAHGLGAYDGPELATEDAFHSLLDELSISRNHPVWHAKNLDSLLKAVSQLNEERHGYDYATDGAVVKVLSRADREKLGFTSRAPRWAAAYKFLPEQAETLLKDITIQVGRTGVLTPVAELEPVLVSGTTVSRATLHNQDEIDRKDVRIGDHVIIEKAGEIIPAVVKVLTEKRSSDSQPYSLFNAVDGKCPSCHGPISQEEGMVAWRCTNFACPAQAVTGIKQFASRKALDIDGVGTSVAEAVVRDGLVKTPLDLFKLDLLTLTELNLGTKFEPRLFGEKRASKVLESLEAAKSKPLSLWLYAMGIRNIGESAAQEVSRLHEKLTDIPNSELIEALAELPNYTELSVSKRKKENHPLLAELKIDDSFGPVAAASLRDFFKSEAGQDVIGKLHSLGINPASDNYMPKPAEADTSDMPLVGKTFVITGTLSRPRPDFKKQIESLGGKVSGSVSKNTDYLLAGEKAGSKAEKAEALGVTVLSEEAFNVLISA; encoded by the coding sequence ATGGACGACCTTTTTACGCACGCAGCTACCAAATCTGAGAACGACCCCGCAGCACGTATGGCTCAACTGGCCAAGGAGCTCGACCATCACAATAAGCTCTACTATCAAGAGGCGACCCCTGAGATCTCTGATGCGGAGTACGACAAGCTGTACCGGGAACTGGAAGACCTGGAAAAGGCTCATCCTGAGCTGGCAGACCCGAACTCTCCCACCAAGCGCGTCGGTGGCGCACCACTTGATGCCTTTGAATCAGTCGAACACCTGATCCCGATGCTCTCCATTGATGATGTCTTCGAGCTTTCCGACGAACAACTCGAGAAAGAGCCCGAAGGCACACCTCGAGAAACGGAACTCATCGCCTTCTACAAACGCCTACAGAAAAACCTGGGGCAAGAGCATATCCCGGTCACCGTTGAGCCGAAACTCGATGGTGTGGCGGTCTCGCTCGTTTACCGTAATGGCAAGCTTGACTACGCGGCCACTCGTGGCGACGGCAAACGCGGCGACCTCATCACCGAGAACGTCCGCACCATTCGTTCCATCCCACTCACCCTAACAGGAGACGCTCCTGAACTCCTAGAAGTACGCGGTGAAATTTTCATGCCGAATTCAGCCTTCGCCAAGATGAATGAAGAGCGTGACGAGGCCGGCCTGCAAACCTTTGCCAATCCACGTAACGCGACTGCCGGCACCCTCAAACAATTGGATTCCCGCGAAGTCGCCAAGCGTCCGTTAGCCTTCCTAGCTCATGGTCTGGGAGCCTATGATGGACCGGAACTAGCCACGGAAGACGCCTTCCATTCGCTACTTGATGAGCTTTCTATTTCTCGCAACCACCCGGTGTGGCACGCTAAAAACCTCGACTCACTTCTGAAAGCAGTCTCCCAGCTCAATGAAGAACGTCATGGATACGACTATGCAACTGACGGTGCCGTCGTCAAAGTTCTGTCTCGTGCCGACCGAGAAAAACTAGGCTTCACCTCACGTGCACCGCGCTGGGCTGCAGCCTACAAGTTCCTGCCAGAACAAGCTGAGACTTTGCTCAAAGATATCACCATTCAGGTAGGCCGCACTGGCGTTCTCACACCCGTCGCCGAACTCGAACCCGTACTCGTCTCCGGCACGACTGTCTCCCGTGCTACCCTTCATAATCAGGACGAAATTGACCGTAAAGATGTTCGCATTGGTGATCATGTGATTATCGAGAAAGCCGGTGAAATCATCCCGGCCGTCGTCAAAGTACTCACCGAAAAACGGTCAAGCGACTCCCAACCATATTCCCTGTTCAATGCCGTCGATGGCAAATGCCCGTCTTGCCACGGCCCTATTTCGCAGGAAGAAGGCATGGTTGCCTGGCGTTGTACGAACTTCGCCTGTCCCGCACAAGCGGTGACTGGCATTAAGCAGTTCGCCTCACGTAAGGCTCTGGACATCGATGGTGTAGGCACCTCGGTCGCTGAAGCAGTCGTCAGAGACGGACTGGTGAAAACACCACTCGATTTGTTCAAGCTCGACCTCCTCACCCTGACTGAACTCAATTTGGGAACTAAGTTTGAGCCACGCCTCTTTGGTGAGAAACGAGCAAGCAAAGTCCTCGAATCCCTGGAAGCAGCAAAGAGCAAACCCCTCTCACTCTGGCTTTACGCCATGGGCATTCGCAACATCGGCGAATCGGCTGCCCAGGAAGTGTCCCGCCTCCATGAGAAACTTACGGACATCCCTAACAGTGAATTGATCGAAGCCTTAGCGGAACTCCCTAACTACACCGAACTCTCCGTCTCCAAGAGGAAGAAAGAGAATCACCCACTACTTGCCGAACTCAAGATCGACGACAGTTTCGGCCCAGTAGCCGCTGCCAGCCTGAGGGATTTCTTCAAGTCTGAAGCGGGACAAGACGTGATTGGAAAACTCCACTCACTCGGTATCAACCCGGCATCGGACAACTACATGCCTAAGCCAGCCGAAGCTGACACCTCTGACATGCCGCTAGTTGGGAAAACCTTTGTGATCACAGGCACCTTGTCCAGACCACGACCTGATTTCAAAAAGCAGATCGAATCTCTAGGGGGTAAAGTATCAGGCTCCGTCTCGAAGAATACCGACTATCTGCTAGCTGGTGAGAAAGCCGGATCCAAGGCAGAGAAGGCAGAAGCACTTGGAGTCACCGTGCTTTCTGAAGAGGCCTTCAACGTTCTGATTTCAGCTTAG
- a CDS encoding FAD:protein FMN transferase gives MDKVDRRHWLKGLGASWLLASCSRNSETRESQQSRAKEPDLSQHHVWSGIGFGIEMSMELYGVDTEAGEAYGLLLEEVIAGYEAAFSFYSEYSEVNRLNRERKLEESSELFRSVVKKARLLEGRTLGYFEPGIQGWLKYISDGGSEGDGEWLAFTHGARMENLKLMPGGAFEILDENFGLNLNAIVQGCLADSMADILRKDKVPSGILHLGETYALGGHPEDRPWKLGVMGREDLVGYVELQDAGLAVSRTGKDRDLLDPVHARLVRNDRVVAVISGEGAATADAFATAYAVADKEDWENLYENLAKSEAASVKLWEDGALVFERQAKLKSER, from the coding sequence ATGGATAAAGTCGACAGACGCCATTGGCTTAAGGGGCTAGGGGCATCATGGCTTCTGGCAAGCTGTTCGAGAAACTCCGAAACGAGAGAGTCGCAACAGTCACGAGCCAAGGAACCTGATTTGAGTCAGCACCATGTCTGGTCTGGGATCGGATTCGGTATAGAAATGTCCATGGAGCTGTACGGGGTCGATACCGAGGCCGGTGAAGCCTATGGACTGCTCCTGGAGGAGGTCATTGCTGGCTATGAGGCGGCCTTTTCTTTTTATTCAGAATATTCGGAAGTTAACCGTCTGAACCGTGAACGGAAGCTCGAGGAAAGTTCGGAGCTGTTTCGTTCCGTCGTCAAGAAGGCGCGCCTTCTTGAAGGGCGTACACTGGGCTATTTTGAGCCAGGAATCCAAGGCTGGCTCAAGTATATCTCTGATGGAGGCAGTGAGGGGGATGGTGAGTGGTTAGCATTCACCCATGGGGCCCGGATGGAGAATTTGAAGCTCATGCCCGGCGGAGCTTTTGAGATACTTGATGAGAACTTCGGGCTTAACCTGAATGCTATCGTTCAGGGGTGTCTCGCTGATTCAATGGCGGATATTTTGCGGAAGGATAAAGTGCCGTCTGGCATCCTTCATCTGGGCGAAACCTATGCTTTGGGTGGCCACCCAGAGGACAGACCTTGGAAGCTGGGAGTGATGGGGCGTGAGGATCTCGTGGGCTACGTAGAGCTTCAGGATGCGGGACTGGCCGTCTCTCGCACTGGAAAAGACAGAGATTTACTCGATCCGGTGCATGCCCGTCTTGTTCGAAATGACCGGGTTGTCGCGGTTATCTCTGGAGAGGGAGCCGCTACCGCAGATGCCTTTGCCACAGCCTATGCTGTGGCAGACAAGGAAGACTGGGAGAATCTTTATGAGAATCTTGCCAAGTCAGAAGCTGCAAGTGTGAAGCTCTGGGAGGATGGTGCGCTGGTATTTGAGCGGCAGGCTAAGCTGAAATCAGAACGTTGA
- a CDS encoding FMN-binding protein — translation MKYRLQQLSKQSIRENLLRVVLLFGVALLCMPATLSAATTYEKPSDYLKRHFGAIPKTKAVSLQSKDLKRLNAIMGHSFGQKQVRYWESGGKRVWILNEIGKTEPITTAYLVESGKITEVKVLVYRESHGWEVSRPFFTKQFKGATLKGNELSTDIDGIVGATLSVRALKKMGAAALYLNSLVSK, via the coding sequence ATGAAGTACAGACTTCAACAATTATCAAAGCAGTCCATCCGTGAGAATCTCTTGCGGGTGGTATTGCTATTTGGGGTAGCACTGTTGTGCATGCCCGCCACTTTGTCGGCTGCGACCACCTACGAAAAGCCATCTGATTATCTCAAGAGGCATTTCGGTGCGATCCCGAAAACCAAGGCGGTGTCTCTCCAGAGTAAAGACCTCAAGCGGCTGAATGCCATCATGGGGCACAGCTTTGGCCAGAAGCAGGTACGTTACTGGGAGAGTGGTGGTAAGAGAGTTTGGATCCTCAATGAGATCGGGAAAACCGAGCCAATCACCACGGCCTATCTGGTAGAGTCAGGCAAGATCACCGAGGTCAAGGTCCTCGTCTACCGTGAGAGTCATGGTTGGGAAGTCAGTCGACCATTTTTCACCAAGCAGTTCAAGGGTGCGACTTTGAAAGGCAATGAACTGAGCACTGATATTGATGGGATTGTAGGGGCAACCTTATCTGTGCGAGCTCTCAAAAAAATGGGAGCGGCAGCTCTCTATTTAAATAGTCTGGTCAGCAAGTAA
- a CDS encoding MBL fold metallo-hydrolase RNA specificity domain-containing protein, whose translation MKLKFCGAAGTTTGSQHLLEVNGQKILLDCGLYQGRRHDAYEVNLHFPHFNPEDLDVVVLSHAHIDHSGNLPNLCKKGFSGNIFATFATRDLCQIMLADSARIQMSDVEWLNKKRVKRGEEPLEPLYNEQDAEMCMRQFVNIGYHRPIMIAKGVTATFIDAGHILGSAQVVLDIEDEDDGKKKRLLFSGDVGRGNNDILRDPETCEDVDYILMEGTYGGREHALGTQADDRIADILNRAIERGGKIIIPAFAVERTQQLLYVLHQLFVEKKIPELPVFVDSPLAVNATEIFRLHPECFNQEIYDFLFEKRDPFGFEGLTLVRSVTNSKELNRRKDQVIIISASGMCEAGRILHHLKNEIENPKNTVLFVGYCAEQTLGWKIREGWKEVPIFGQNYRVNATVEIMDSFSGHADHSELLDYFHGIKGSKQKVFLVHGEVDRLEAFRDALTAEHQGHVEIGVLGSEVDL comes from the coding sequence ATGAAGTTGAAATTTTGCGGAGCTGCAGGCACGACAACAGGTTCTCAACACCTGCTTGAGGTAAATGGTCAGAAGATTTTGCTGGATTGCGGATTGTACCAAGGGCGCAGGCATGATGCCTACGAGGTGAACTTGCATTTCCCGCATTTTAATCCAGAGGACTTGGACGTTGTGGTGCTCTCTCACGCACACATTGACCACAGTGGTAACTTGCCCAATCTCTGTAAGAAGGGCTTCTCCGGAAATATTTTCGCGACCTTCGCGACACGAGATCTCTGCCAGATCATGCTGGCGGACAGTGCACGCATTCAGATGAGCGATGTCGAATGGCTGAACAAGAAGCGGGTAAAGAGAGGTGAGGAACCCTTGGAGCCACTCTACAATGAGCAGGATGCCGAGATGTGCATGCGCCAGTTTGTGAACATTGGATATCACCGTCCCATCATGATTGCGAAAGGGGTTACAGCGACCTTTATCGATGCCGGGCACATCTTAGGTAGTGCTCAGGTGGTGCTGGATATCGAGGATGAGGATGATGGGAAGAAGAAGCGACTTCTGTTCTCTGGTGATGTGGGAAGAGGCAATAATGATATCTTGAGAGATCCCGAGACTTGCGAGGATGTGGACTATATCCTGATGGAGGGTACCTATGGCGGCAGGGAGCACGCTCTTGGTACTCAAGCGGATGACCGCATCGCAGATATTCTTAACAGGGCAATTGAGCGAGGCGGTAAAATTATCATCCCGGCTTTCGCAGTGGAGCGTACCCAGCAGTTGCTCTACGTGCTGCATCAGCTTTTCGTGGAGAAAAAGATCCCTGAGCTGCCTGTATTTGTGGATAGCCCATTAGCGGTGAATGCTACGGAAATTTTCCGCCTCCATCCTGAGTGCTTCAATCAAGAGATCTACGATTTCTTGTTTGAGAAGCGTGACCCTTTCGGGTTTGAGGGGCTGACTCTGGTGCGTTCCGTGACGAATTCTAAAGAGCTCAACCGACGCAAGGACCAGGTAATTATCATTTCAGCTTCCGGTATGTGTGAGGCTGGCAGGATCCTGCACCACCTCAAGAACGAGATTGAGAATCCGAAGAATACGGTTTTGTTTGTAGGCTACTGTGCGGAACAGACCTTGGGCTGGAAAATTCGTGAAGGCTGGAAAGAGGTGCCGATCTTTGGCCAGAACTACCGGGTGAATGCTACGGTTGAGATCATGGACTCCTTCTCAGGTCACGCGGATCATTCTGAATTGCTGGATTACTTCCACGGAATCAAAGGCTCAAAGCAGAAGGTGTTCTTGGTTCACGGGGAAGTAGATAGGCTGGAAGCATTCCGTGATGCTCTGACTGCGGAACATCAGGGACATGTAGAGATTGGTGTGTTGGGGAGTGAAGTCGATCTCTAA
- a CDS encoding porin has translation MTKNFIRVGTVGLGLAGMVQAQNEADALDQSFMASDKPMTSMSSLADRVSFGSYGEFHAQFGDGDDNVDLHRLVLLANLQITDKLKFVTETEFEHALYHAMQGDKSTDLKIEIEQAYFNYALNDSLDINAGIQLIPAGIINDVHEPTTFYGVERPNVEKYIIPTTWWEAGVGIVKKYDSGLQIDVLAHTGLDMTSEGYVRSGRPKLTKSDYEQTNSWAVTARAKYTGIAGVELAGTVQYQYDASSEVSGNQSSILTEAHAIYRKGGFQFRALGAYWDLDNFDAGDSNDAQWGYYLEPSYAIDTDYGRVGAFTRFSHYDYVNSSSESTQIREYAIGVNYWPTDELVFKVDYVNADKPGKNDENINLGFGWYF, from the coding sequence ATGACTAAAAACTTTATCCGTGTTGGAACTGTCGGCCTAGGTCTCGCAGGAATGGTGCAGGCTCAGAACGAGGCTGACGCGCTTGATCAATCTTTCATGGCTTCCGATAAGCCTATGACCAGCATGAGCAGCTTGGCTGATCGCGTCAGCTTCGGATCATACGGTGAATTTCACGCACAGTTTGGTGATGGCGACGACAATGTTGATCTGCACCGCCTCGTCTTGCTGGCGAATCTTCAGATCACAGACAAGCTGAAGTTTGTTACTGAGACTGAGTTTGAGCATGCTCTCTATCACGCGATGCAGGGAGACAAGAGCACTGATTTGAAAATCGAAATCGAGCAGGCTTACTTCAATTATGCACTCAATGACAGCTTGGACATCAATGCAGGTATCCAGCTGATTCCTGCTGGCATCATCAATGATGTTCACGAGCCGACTACTTTCTACGGTGTAGAGCGTCCAAATGTAGAGAAGTACATCATTCCTACTACTTGGTGGGAAGCTGGTGTAGGTATCGTTAAAAAGTATGACAGTGGTCTTCAGATCGACGTGCTTGCCCACACAGGTCTTGATATGACAAGTGAGGGTTATGTTCGTTCAGGTCGTCCAAAACTAACGAAGTCTGACTATGAGCAAACGAATAGCTGGGCAGTAACAGCACGTGCTAAGTACACAGGTATCGCAGGTGTTGAGCTGGCAGGTACAGTTCAGTACCAATACGATGCTTCCAGTGAAGTTTCAGGCAACCAGTCTTCTATCCTTACCGAAGCTCACGCCATTTACCGTAAAGGTGGCTTCCAGTTCAGAGCTCTAGGTGCATACTGGGACCTCGACAACTTTGATGCTGGTGACTCTAATGATGCTCAGTGGGGTTACTACCTTGAGCCATCCTATGCAATCGACACTGACTATGGTCGTGTAGGTGCCTTCACTCGTTTCAGTCACTACGACTATGTCAATAGCAGCAGCGAGAGCACTCAGATTCGTGAGTACGCAATCGGTGTGAACTACTGGCCAACTGACGAACTCGTCTTCAAGGTTGACTATGTAAATGCAGACAAGCCTGGCAAGAATGATGAGAACATCAATCTTGGCTTCGGTTGGTATTTTTAA
- the htpG gene encoding molecular chaperone HtpG, which produces MSTAEVQQHGFQAEVKQLLDIVIHSLYTDREIFIRELVSNASDALEKLRLKQLTEKGIYKADLPLEITITTDEDAKTLTIADHGIGMTREELQQNLGTIAHSGTKAFLEQLKEKGENNADVIGKFGVGFYSAFMAADEVEVYTHSWQEDAENLKWTSDGASGYSVEAVDEQARGCKIVIKLKEGQEEFAKAERVKEILEKYSNFVTFPINLNGERVNKVEALWMKSKSDVTEEEYKEFYKFVSHAWDEPTYTMHFSADAPLAINSLLFVPGENQEQFGMGQMEPGVALYCRKVLIDPKPSKLLPEWLRFLRGVIDSEDLPLNISRESMQDSALIQKLNKLITKRFLKFLERQAKDDTEKYEGFYKKFSRFLKEGIATSFEHQEQLAGLLRFESTMTDAGKLTSMSEYLDRAKDGQEEIYYLVGNSRELLEKGPYLEAFKARGLEVILFTDGVDQYVMDALPEFKGKKFVAADRADIDLEDMDAEGEALDEASLKGLTDWLGETLGERVEKVEAGKRLVNSPVAALAPKEAPNAQMRAMMKAMGQELPEPKVTLEVNPRSEVIKNLAGLKDRDTELAGIVAQQLTDNALLAAGLLENPQEMVGRLNDLLSRVSSEK; this is translated from the coding sequence ATGTCTACAGCAGAAGTTCAACAACATGGGTTCCAGGCAGAGGTAAAACAGCTCCTGGATATCGTCATTCATTCACTTTATACTGACCGCGAAATCTTCATTCGTGAGTTGGTGTCAAATGCTTCGGATGCACTCGAAAAGTTGCGCTTGAAGCAGCTGACTGAGAAAGGGATCTACAAAGCGGATCTACCACTCGAAATCACCATCACTACTGATGAGGATGCGAAGACCTTGACTATTGCAGATCACGGTATCGGCATGACTCGCGAGGAACTCCAGCAGAACCTCGGAACCATTGCTCACTCTGGCACCAAGGCGTTCTTGGAGCAGCTCAAGGAGAAGGGGGAGAACAATGCGGATGTGATTGGTAAGTTTGGTGTTGGTTTTTACAGCGCCTTTATGGCTGCTGATGAGGTAGAGGTGTACACTCACTCCTGGCAGGAAGATGCTGAAAATCTCAAGTGGACCAGCGATGGTGCAAGTGGCTACAGCGTGGAGGCTGTCGACGAGCAAGCCCGCGGCTGCAAGATCGTCATCAAGCTCAAGGAAGGTCAGGAAGAATTTGCCAAGGCTGAGCGAGTAAAGGAGATCCTTGAGAAGTACTCTAACTTTGTCACCTTCCCAATCAATCTGAATGGTGAGCGCGTTAACAAGGTGGAAGCTCTCTGGATGAAGTCCAAAAGCGACGTCACCGAAGAGGAGTACAAAGAGTTCTACAAGTTTGTCTCCCACGCCTGGGACGAGCCAACCTACACCATGCACTTTAGTGCTGACGCTCCTCTGGCAATCAACTCTCTCCTGTTTGTTCCGGGTGAAAACCAGGAGCAGTTCGGCATGGGGCAAATGGAGCCAGGTGTGGCACTCTACTGCCGTAAGGTGTTGATCGACCCCAAGCCTAGCAAACTACTGCCTGAGTGGCTACGCTTCCTGCGCGGTGTGATCGATAGCGAGGACCTTCCGCTGAATATTTCCCGCGAGTCCATGCAGGATAGTGCGCTCATTCAGAAGTTGAACAAGCTGATCACCAAGCGCTTCCTCAAGTTCCTCGAGCGTCAGGCCAAGGATGATACGGAGAAGTACGAAGGCTTCTACAAGAAGTTCAGCCGCTTCCTGAAAGAGGGGATCGCGACCAGCTTCGAACATCAGGAGCAACTTGCTGGCTTGCTTCGCTTCGAGTCCACTATGACGGATGCAGGAAAGCTTACTTCCATGAGCGAGTATCTGGATCGTGCCAAGGACGGTCAGGAAGAGATTTACTACCTTGTAGGTAACTCACGTGAGCTACTTGAGAAGGGCCCCTATCTTGAGGCTTTCAAGGCTCGCGGTCTTGAAGTTATTCTCTTCACCGACGGAGTGGATCAGTACGTGATGGATGCTCTTCCTGAGTTCAAAGGGAAGAAATTCGTTGCAGCTGACCGGGCTGACATCGACCTCGAAGATATGGACGCAGAAGGAGAGGCTCTCGATGAGGCATCACTCAAAGGTCTCACTGACTGGCTTGGTGAAACCCTTGGCGAGCGTGTCGAAAAAGTCGAAGCAGGCAAGCGATTGGTGAATAGCCCGGTTGCAGCACTGGCTCCAAAGGAGGCACCCAACGCCCAGATGCGTGCTATGATGAAGGCGATGGGGCAGGAATTACCTGAGCCTAAAGTGACTCTCGAAGTGAACCCTCGTTCTGAAGTGATCAAGAATCTGGCTGGTCTCAAGGACCGTGATACTGAGTTGGCAGGCATCGTAGCTCAGCAGCTCACAGATAATGCCCTACTGGCCGCAGGCCTGCTGGAGAATCCTCAGGAAATGGTAGGTCGCCTCAACGATTTGCTTTCCAGAGTGTCATCTGAGAAGTAA